The Sandaracinaceae bacterium genome contains a region encoding:
- a CDS encoding HAMP domain-containing protein: MTRLERTLLAALLVAGLSPLLAATFFGRSALRDAYSRGVNPVVEEQLAAAVESHREHIVALREAADSTADAITQHWQLHDALRNNDLEAVRRYAQAALGAYPQVAAVRVYRADLDSDAAPGGLSDDDIAATDLDDLDDLDDPTLDETLSDEDGAHDIAPPDDAASDDGPSAPDGGDVDDEADGRTADDALDAADEGGPPLVEVSIAARADPEQVRSLTRERVLDTIEPPARVVVVVTSPRAVFADLQRAGEVTGLYSRLLEQTDYVSDVYVWVLAAYVAFVIALALLVSIWLARRVSKRVLALADATVRVGQGDLAVSVPDDDDDEIGELTRAFNRMVQDLRESRERIDYLKRISAWQDFARRLAHEIKNPLTPIQLAAQEVAQAYRGDDPRFAAMLEDARGIIEEEVATLRRLVGEFSSFARLPEVDLAEADLVELLRDLERGFPSVLQDVYGEAASAESRVTLRLDVPASPVLASVDAMMLKRCLDNLVRNAVEAIAGEARAGSGAVTLQLVRGTHQLELSVTDDGPGIEANARTRVFDPYFTTKSSGTGLGLAIVKKVVLEHRGRIVCERGEGPAERPGTRFVISMPLG; encoded by the coding sequence GTGACACGGCTGGAACGCACCCTGCTCGCGGCCCTGCTGGTGGCAGGCCTCTCGCCCCTGCTCGCCGCGACCTTCTTCGGTCGCTCGGCGCTGCGCGACGCCTACTCGAGAGGCGTCAACCCCGTGGTGGAGGAGCAGCTGGCGGCGGCGGTGGAGTCCCACCGCGAGCACATCGTCGCGCTGCGCGAGGCGGCCGACAGCACCGCCGATGCCATCACGCAGCACTGGCAGCTGCACGACGCGCTCCGCAACAACGACCTCGAGGCTGTGCGCCGCTACGCCCAAGCCGCGCTCGGCGCCTACCCGCAGGTCGCGGCCGTGCGCGTCTACCGCGCCGACCTCGACTCCGATGCGGCACCGGGAGGCCTCTCCGACGACGACATCGCGGCGACGGACCTCGACGACCTCGACGACCTCGACGACCCGACGCTGGACGAGACGCTCTCCGACGAGGACGGCGCCCACGACATCGCCCCTCCCGACGACGCCGCGAGCGACGACGGGCCCAGCGCGCCTGATGGCGGGGACGTCGATGACGAAGCAGACGGGCGCACGGCAGACGACGCGCTGGACGCGGCGGACGAGGGCGGGCCTCCACTCGTCGAGGTGAGCATCGCGGCGCGCGCCGATCCGGAGCAGGTGCGCAGCCTGACGCGCGAACGCGTGCTGGACACCATCGAGCCCCCCGCGCGCGTGGTGGTCGTGGTCACAAGCCCGCGCGCGGTCTTCGCGGACTTGCAGCGCGCTGGCGAGGTCACTGGCCTGTATTCGCGCTTGCTGGAGCAGACCGACTATGTGTCGGACGTCTACGTGTGGGTGCTCGCCGCCTACGTCGCGTTCGTCATCGCGCTCGCGCTGCTGGTCTCCATCTGGCTCGCGCGGCGTGTGTCCAAGCGTGTCTTGGCGCTGGCCGACGCCACGGTGCGCGTGGGGCAGGGCGACCTCGCCGTCAGCGTCCCGGACGACGACGACGACGAGATCGGCGAGCTGACCCGCGCCTTCAACCGCATGGTGCAGGACCTGCGCGAGTCGCGGGAGCGTATCGACTACCTGAAGCGCATCTCCGCCTGGCAGGACTTCGCGCGGCGCCTCGCGCACGAGATCAAGAACCCACTCACCCCGATCCAGCTGGCGGCGCAGGAGGTGGCGCAGGCCTACCGTGGTGACGACCCACGCTTCGCGGCGATGCTGGAGGACGCACGCGGCATCATCGAGGAAGAGGTGGCCACGCTGCGTCGGCTGGTCGGGGAGTTCTCGAGCTTCGCGCGGCTGCCGGAGGTAGACCTCGCCGAAGCGGACCTGGTGGAGCTGCTGCGCGACCTGGAGCGCGGCTTCCCGAGCGTGCTGCAGGACGTCTACGGTGAGGCGGCCAGCGCGGAGTCCCGCGTCACGCTGCGCCTCGACGTGCCCGCGTCGCCGGTGCTGGCCAGCGTGGACGCGATGATGCTGAAGCGCTGCCTGGACAACCTCGTGCGCAACGCGGTGGAGGCCATCGCCGGGGAAGCGCGCGCTGGCTCGGGCGCGGTCACGCTGCAGCTCGTACGCGGCACCCATCAGCTCGAGCTGTCCGTCACCGACGACGGACCGGGCATCGAGGCCAACGCACGGACACGTGTGTTCGACCCCTACTTCACCACCAAGTCGAGCGGCACGGGCCTCGGGCTCGCGATCGTGAAGAAGGTCGTGCTGGAGCACCGCGGACGCATCGTGTGCGAGCGAGGCGAGGGCCCGGCGGAGCGACCTGGGACGCGCTTCGTCATCAGCATGCCGCTCGGCTGA
- a CDS encoding TlpA family protein disulfide reductase, giving the protein MNDDLRKIAPWLLGMLAVSFLAMLGRSWFVSSLTGAEAPALDLPIAAGPGVREGDRVSLASLRGRVVVLDFWASWCQPCRRSIPILNDLEAELDGQPVTFLGVNVEPEMGPRRLEQVHASLGAHFPTVQDQTGDVKARYGVSVLPTLVVLDTEGVVRHVGTGVPNGDSLGATIRGLIPES; this is encoded by the coding sequence ATGAACGACGACCTCCGCAAGATCGCCCCCTGGCTGCTGGGCATGCTGGCCGTGTCCTTCTTGGCCATGCTGGGCCGCAGCTGGTTCGTCTCGAGCCTGACGGGCGCCGAAGCCCCGGCGCTCGACCTGCCCATCGCGGCAGGGCCGGGCGTGCGGGAGGGAGACCGCGTGTCGCTGGCGAGCCTCCGGGGCCGCGTGGTCGTGCTCGACTTCTGGGCCAGCTGGTGCCAGCCCTGCCGCCGCAGCATCCCCATCCTCAACGACCTCGAGGCCGAGCTCGATGGACAGCCCGTGACGTTCCTCGGCGTCAACGTCGAGCCCGAGATGGGCCCGCGGCGGCTCGAGCAGGTGCACGCGAGCTTGGGCGCACACTTCCCCACGGTGCAAGACCAGACCGGAGACGTGAAGGCGCGCTACGGGGTGAGCGTGCTCCCGACGCTGGTCGTCCTGGACACCGAGGGCGTTGTCCGACATGTAGGGACAGGTGTGCCGAACGGGGACTCCTTGGGCGCCACCATCCGTGGTCTCATCCCTGAATCCTGA
- a CDS encoding Fic family protein, protein MVQTLQGTSLEERVAYLDELRKAAPPSVNEEFENNLDMLWIYHDSALEGVVYTQDELKSAILDQVMSDSSLIPVYDEIRHHRAAIQTIRQLAQKKKLTVDLDLIKGLFAQLAPEEIEGKAPPKYRKDMPLHRLYFHEIATPDKIAGQMKALVQWVNDPDTKRSTHIVRLAARTHYSLLQTYPFPKHSGKVARLILNVMLMDVGYPPVIIHATERQRYYEALKQGEDRTAALINEALVASVESTISFYERLAEG, encoded by the coding sequence TTGGTCCAGACCCTGCAGGGAACGAGCCTCGAAGAGCGAGTCGCATATCTCGACGAGCTGCGCAAGGCGGCGCCGCCCAGCGTCAACGAAGAGTTCGAGAACAACCTCGACATGCTCTGGATCTACCACGACAGCGCGCTCGAGGGCGTCGTGTACACCCAGGACGAGCTCAAGTCGGCCATCCTGGACCAGGTCATGAGCGACTCGTCGTTGATCCCGGTCTACGACGAGATCCGCCACCACCGCGCGGCCATCCAGACCATCCGGCAGCTGGCCCAGAAAAAGAAGCTCACGGTCGACCTGGACCTCATCAAGGGCCTCTTCGCCCAGCTGGCGCCCGAGGAGATCGAGGGCAAGGCACCGCCGAAGTACCGCAAGGACATGCCCCTGCACCGGCTGTACTTCCACGAGATCGCCACGCCGGACAAGATCGCGGGCCAGATGAAGGCGCTGGTCCAGTGGGTGAACGACCCGGACACCAAGCGCAGCACGCACATCGTGCGCCTGGCCGCCCGCACCCACTACTCGCTGCTGCAGACGTACCCCTTCCCCAAGCACAGCGGCAAGGTGGCGCGCTTGATCCTGAACGTGATGCTGATGGACGTGGGCTACCCGCCGGTGATCATCCACGCCACGGAGCGCCAGCGCTACTACGAGGCGCTCAAGCAGGGCGAAGACCGCACCGCCGCGCTCATCAACGAGGCCCTCGTGGCCAGCGTGGAGAGCACCATCTCGTTCTACGAGCGGCTCGCGGAGGGCTAG
- the thiE gene encoding thiamine phosphate synthase, which translates to MRGGFYAIVDPAHCGGRNPVDVAEQVLAGGAEMLQLRMKRGTDRERAALARALRARARAAAVPFIVNDRADLALLVDADGLHLGQDDLSVADARVLLGARQLGVSTHDAEQARQAVRDGADVIGFGPVFDTQTKERPDPTVGLAALAEVCRSSPVPVVAIGGLTPARAREAYAVGATWVAAISAVCEAPDVVVAARAFAAPPDTVPVPRGEPA; encoded by the coding sequence GTGCGCGGCGGGTTCTACGCCATCGTGGATCCGGCGCACTGTGGCGGGCGGAACCCGGTGGACGTGGCCGAGCAGGTGCTGGCCGGTGGGGCCGAGATGCTGCAGCTGCGCATGAAGCGGGGCACGGACCGGGAGCGGGCCGCGCTCGCGAGGGCCTTGCGGGCGCGGGCGCGGGCGGCGGCGGTGCCGTTCATCGTGAACGACCGGGCCGACCTGGCGCTGCTGGTCGACGCGGACGGACTGCACCTGGGTCAGGACGACCTGAGCGTGGCAGACGCGCGGGTGCTGCTCGGCGCACGCCAGCTGGGGGTCAGCACGCACGACGCGGAGCAGGCACGCCAGGCGGTGCGCGACGGGGCCGACGTGATCGGCTTCGGGCCGGTGTTCGACACGCAGACCAAGGAGCGCCCCGACCCGACGGTGGGGCTCGCCGCGCTGGCCGAGGTGTGTCGCTCCTCGCCCGTCCCCGTGGTCGCCATCGGCGGGCTGACCCCCGCCCGCGCGCGTGAGGCCTACGCGGTGGGCGCCACCTGGGTGGCGGCCATCTCGGCGGTGTGCGAGGCGCCCGACGTGGTGGTGGCCGCGCGCGCGTTCGCTGCGCCACCGGACACGGTGCCGGTCCCGCGCGGGGAGCCCGCGTGA
- a CDS encoding zeta toxin family protein: MTHEGRKQLWLLVGGNGAGKSTFYRTRLASLGLPFVNADDVARQLFPDAPEARSYDAARVAEELRLQLVREGRSFCFETVFSHPSKVDFVAHAKSLGYEVVLVLVHVSTVALNQARVSQRVSEGGHAVPDDKVTARIPRVLAHVRDALPLCDQVRVLDNSSLSDPFRPVLTVRAGAVERHVDPLPAWAAALIP, encoded by the coding sequence GTGACGCATGAGGGCCGCAAGCAGCTCTGGCTGCTGGTGGGGGGCAACGGCGCAGGCAAGAGCACCTTCTACAGAACTCGCCTCGCGTCCCTCGGGTTGCCGTTCGTCAACGCCGACGACGTCGCGCGCCAGCTCTTTCCGGACGCCCCGGAGGCCCGCAGCTACGACGCCGCACGGGTCGCCGAGGAGCTGCGCCTCCAGCTCGTGCGCGAGGGACGGAGCTTCTGCTTCGAGACCGTCTTCTCGCATCCTTCGAAGGTCGACTTCGTCGCCCACGCGAAGTCGCTCGGGTACGAGGTGGTCCTGGTGCTCGTGCACGTGAGCACCGTGGCGCTCAACCAAGCGCGCGTGAGCCAGCGCGTGAGTGAAGGAGGGCACGCGGTGCCCGACGACAAGGTCACGGCGCGTATCCCGAGGGTGCTCGCCCACGTGAGGGACGCCCTGCCGCTCTGCGATCAGGTGCGCGTGCTGGACAACAGCTCGCTGTCCGACCCGTTTCGCCCGGTGCTCACGGTCCGCGCCGGGGCCGTCGAGCGACACGTCGACCCCCTCCCTGCGTGGGCGGCCGCGCTGATACCGTGA
- a CDS encoding tetratricopeptide repeat protein, with amino-acid sequence MAVAAQRHNDAGTVLLAEGHLDDAEARFRLALEYHPHFAEAHLNLALVLLARGRLDEAGAHLGTAVELDEDYAEAHGNLGVYYLLTGNAGQAERSFVAALAIDPGLREPRLNLAELWVAQERFREARAQLLRLVQVAPEDLGAHAWLAYCDLRLGRDADALDRADKVLTRDPTQPVAHLVFAQDALTRGDWEATRAHAELALEHPPTREAALATLAAMALVTHDLPTASTLTNALLAQNPSSRVGHWLADEVARQSAPQPVAAPGAPAR; translated from the coding sequence GTGGCCGTCGCCGCCCAGCGACACAACGACGCGGGCACGGTGCTGCTCGCGGAGGGACACCTGGACGACGCCGAAGCCCGCTTCCGCCTGGCCCTCGAGTACCACCCGCACTTCGCCGAGGCCCACCTCAACCTGGCGCTGGTGCTGCTGGCGCGTGGGCGGCTGGACGAAGCGGGCGCACACCTGGGCACGGCGGTGGAGCTCGACGAGGACTACGCCGAGGCGCACGGCAACCTGGGCGTGTACTACCTGCTGACGGGGAATGCCGGCCAGGCGGAGCGCAGCTTCGTGGCGGCGCTCGCCATCGACCCCGGGCTGCGCGAGCCACGCCTGAACCTGGCCGAGCTGTGGGTGGCCCAAGAGCGCTTCCGCGAGGCGCGGGCGCAGCTGCTGCGGCTGGTGCAGGTGGCGCCCGAGGACCTCGGCGCGCACGCCTGGCTGGCCTACTGCGACCTGCGCCTGGGGCGCGACGCAGACGCGCTGGACAGGGCGGACAAGGTGCTCACGCGTGATCCCACGCAGCCCGTAGCGCACCTCGTGTTTGCGCAGGATGCGCTCACGCGCGGCGACTGGGAGGCCACGCGCGCGCACGCCGAGCTGGCGCTCGAGCACCCGCCCACACGCGAGGCGGCGCTCGCCACGCTGGCCGCCATGGCGCTGGTGACGCACGACCTGCCCACGGCGAGCACGCTGACCAACGCGCTGCTGGCACAGAACCCGAGCTCGCGCGTGGGGCACTGGCTGGCCGACGAGGTGGCCAGGCAGTCGGCGCCGCAGCCAGTCGCGGCCCCTGGCGCGCCCGCAAGATAG
- a CDS encoding chemotaxis protein → MDDLLKNKQFPIAAILVIVGGAIAAFAPAPWGAVAAVVCGLLALFLLQGGAASGMDAELFSDAAERMLEGERPKLPKGSPPELKPVFDSFAEIATALSARERKATETQAELAQAQASAESLRNELKALQGDLANARSETSAARAEADRVSAASAAAAGNAAGAHERLSKTLRELGQAEEAITHNVEELSSGLGEQMAAVEQTTSSMKEMTVSLGEIAQHVETLASSAEESSSSILEMTATNDEVAENMANLASSVRETVSSIEEMAYSIKEVARNVDALSLTAEETSSSMNEMDVSIDQVQSNANETARLSEEVAGDAEKGAESILKIITEINRIKETSSEAVAVISNLGSRIEAIGDILNVIDDVAEQTNLLALNAAIIAAQAGEHGKGFAVVADEIKDLAERAGASTKEIAELIKTIQAESKNAIVAVERGANTVDRGVTVSAEAERALKKILESSQKSTAMVRAIARATVEQAKGSKQVTDAIGRIAETVQQIAAATAEQARGSELIMKSAEKMRLITQHVERSSQEQARGGRQISQAIESISTMVNHLHQSHRAQAKGSEQTLQAATRIQELTREYDRHVRGMSQAAVALRRLREGS, encoded by the coding sequence ATGGATGATCTCCTCAAGAACAAGCAATTCCCCATCGCGGCGATCCTCGTGATCGTGGGCGGCGCCATCGCGGCGTTCGCCCCTGCCCCCTGGGGGGCGGTCGCGGCGGTGGTCTGTGGCCTGCTGGCGCTCTTCCTGCTGCAGGGCGGTGCCGCGAGCGGCATGGACGCCGAGCTCTTCTCCGACGCGGCCGAGCGCATGCTGGAAGGCGAGCGCCCCAAGCTCCCCAAGGGCTCGCCCCCCGAGCTGAAGCCGGTGTTCGACAGCTTCGCCGAGATCGCCACCGCGCTGAGCGCACGCGAGCGCAAGGCCACCGAGACCCAGGCCGAGCTGGCCCAGGCGCAGGCCTCGGCCGAGTCCCTGCGCAACGAGCTCAAGGCGCTGCAAGGAGACCTCGCCAACGCACGCTCCGAGACCAGCGCTGCCCGCGCCGAGGCCGACCGCGTGTCAGCCGCCTCTGCCGCCGCCGCTGGCAACGCCGCCGGCGCCCACGAGCGCCTGTCCAAGACGCTGCGCGAGCTGGGCCAGGCCGAGGAGGCCATCACCCACAATGTGGAAGAGCTCTCGAGCGGCCTCGGCGAGCAGATGGCGGCCGTGGAGCAGACCACCAGCTCCATGAAGGAGATGACGGTCTCGTTGGGCGAGATCGCCCAGCACGTCGAGACCCTCGCGTCCTCGGCCGAGGAGAGCTCCTCCAGCATCCTCGAGATGACCGCCACCAACGACGAGGTCGCCGAGAACATGGCCAACCTCGCGTCCAGCGTGCGCGAGACCGTCTCCTCCATCGAGGAGATGGCCTACTCCATCAAGGAAGTGGCGCGCAACGTCGACGCCCTCTCGCTCACCGCCGAAGAGACGTCCTCCTCGATGAACGAGATGGACGTGTCCATCGACCAGGTGCAGAGCAACGCCAACGAGACGGCGCGCCTGTCCGAAGAGGTGGCCGGCGACGCCGAGAAGGGCGCCGAGTCCATCCTCAAGATCATCACCGAGATCAACCGCATCAAAGAGACCTCCTCCGAGGCCGTGGCCGTCATCTCGAACCTGGGCAGCCGCATCGAGGCCATCGGCGACATCCTCAACGTCATCGACGACGTGGCCGAGCAGACCAACCTCCTGGCCCTGAACGCCGCCATCATCGCGGCCCAGGCGGGCGAGCACGGCAAGGGCTTCGCGGTCGTCGCCGACGAGATCAAGGACCTGGCCGAGCGCGCTGGCGCGTCGACCAAGGAGATCGCCGAGCTGATCAAGACCATCCAGGCCGAGTCGAAGAACGCCATCGTAGCCGTGGAGCGCGGCGCCAACACCGTCGACCGTGGCGTCACGGTGTCCGCCGAAGCGGAGCGCGCGCTCAAGAAGATCCTCGAGTCCTCGCAGAAGAGCACGGCCATGGTGCGCGCCATCGCGCGCGCTACGGTCGAGCAGGCCAAGGGCAGCAAGCAGGTCACCGACGCCATCGGCCGCATCGCCGAGACGGTGCAGCAGATCGCGGCCGCCACGGCCGAGCAGGCGCGCGGCTCCGAGCTCATCATGAAGAGCGCCGAGAAGATGCGCCTCATCACGCAACACGTGGAGCGCAGCTCGCAGGAGCAGGCGCGCGGCGGGCGGCAGATCAGCCAGGCCATCGAAAGCATCTCGACCATGGTCAACCACCTGCACCAGAGCCACCGCGCGCAGGCCAAGGGCAGCGAGCAGACGCTGCAGGCGGCCACGCGCATCCAGGAGCTCACGCGCGAGTACGACCGGCACGTGCGCGGCATGAGCCAGGCCGCCGTGGCCCTGCGCCGCCTGCGCGAGGGCAGCTGA
- a CDS encoding twin-arginine translocase TatA/TatE family subunit produces the protein MFGIGGGEMVIIFLVLLFAVGPDKMPTFARAITKGIRQFRATTADLRKQVGIDAILGEEDIRDPLGMKKIKADLTKPLSDIRDAGMGLKTEVAQVGASMTKPGVTSAAAGAVANAAVSEGEPVRIMTEPELAREQPALGVDVAHASTRAVTVDPQA, from the coding sequence ATGTTCGGTATCGGCGGCGGCGAGATGGTCATCATCTTCCTCGTGCTCCTCTTCGCGGTGGGGCCCGACAAGATGCCTACGTTTGCGCGCGCCATCACCAAGGGCATCCGCCAGTTCCGCGCCACCACCGCGGACCTGCGCAAGCAGGTGGGCATCGACGCCATCCTGGGCGAGGAGGACATCCGCGACCCCCTCGGCATGAAGAAGATCAAGGCCGACCTGACCAAGCCCCTCTCGGACATCCGAGACGCGGGCATGGGGCTCAAGACCGAGGTGGCCCAGGTGGGCGCGAGCATGACCAAGCCGGGCGTGACGAGCGCGGCCGCCGGGGCCGTCGCGAACGCCGCGGTGAGCGAGGGTGAGCCCGTGCGCATCATGACCGAGCCCGAGCTGGCCCGAGAGCAACCCGCGCTGGGGGTGGACGTGGCCCACGCCAGCACCCGCGCCGTGACGGTGGACCCGCAGGCATGA
- the tatC gene encoding twin-arginine translocase subunit TatC — MSDDAAAIKAAKEAEAIRAAKIAAAKKPVQPTEAQPRPEDDLEMGFFEHVGELRTRLVRAVVGAIPTIFLAWVWKQEILELLLRPWIEAWERLGLGRPTIHFSGPVDMFVIYLKNSVIAGLILASPWVFWQVWGFISPGLYRRERRMAIPFVLASTLFFVGGVAFGYVVVFPEGFRTFLEYAEQLPSDEIQIVPTVMITEYMSFSTKLLLGFGVVFEVPVVVSFLAAVELVNWRGLLAFGRWWLLVAAIIAAFLTPPDVVSQLMMLIPLVVLYFVAVFIAFLIEKSRGKRKAEDDKAATDEGYER, encoded by the coding sequence ATGAGCGACGACGCCGCCGCCATCAAGGCCGCGAAGGAAGCCGAAGCCATCCGGGCCGCCAAGATCGCCGCGGCAAAGAAGCCCGTGCAGCCCACGGAGGCGCAACCGCGCCCCGAGGACGACCTCGAGATGGGCTTCTTCGAGCACGTGGGCGAGCTGCGCACGCGGCTCGTGCGCGCGGTGGTGGGCGCCATCCCGACCATCTTCCTGGCCTGGGTGTGGAAGCAAGAGATCCTGGAGCTGCTGCTGCGCCCGTGGATCGAGGCCTGGGAGCGGCTGGGCCTGGGCCGGCCCACCATCCACTTCTCGGGCCCCGTCGACATGTTCGTCATCTACTTGAAGAACAGCGTCATCGCGGGGCTCATCTTGGCCTCGCCGTGGGTGTTCTGGCAGGTGTGGGGCTTCATCTCGCCCGGCCTGTATCGCCGCGAGCGGCGCATGGCCATCCCCTTCGTGCTGGCCTCCACGCTGTTCTTCGTGGGCGGCGTGGCGTTTGGCTACGTGGTGGTCTTCCCCGAGGGCTTCCGCACCTTCCTCGAGTACGCGGAGCAGCTGCCGAGCGACGAGATCCAGATCGTCCCGACGGTCATGATCACCGAGTACATGAGCTTCAGCACCAAGCTGCTGCTCGGGTTCGGCGTGGTCTTCGAGGTGCCGGTGGTGGTGTCGTTCCTGGCGGCCGTCGAGCTGGTGAACTGGCGCGGGCTGCTGGCCTTCGGGCGCTGGTGGCTGCTGGTGGCCGCGATCATCGCCGCGTTCCTCACGCCCCCCGACGTGGTCTCCCAGCTGATGATGCTCATCCCGCTGGTGGTGCTCTACTTCGTCGCGGTGTTCATCGCGTTCTTGATCGAGAAGTCTCGCGGCAAGCGCAAGGCCGAAGACGACAAGGCCGCGACCGACGAGGGCTACGAGCGCTGA
- a CDS encoding alpha/beta hydrolase, translated as MPSLVAHAVKLTARLTIKHDPVSADALVKHLRVHMNKPPLPTVMPRGVRLDRVREAPVRYERLTVKRPRQALLYLHGGGYVCGKTRTYHNLCSRLAKQLDAEVWLPDYRLAPEHPFPAAIEDATATFERMLEAGFTPEQITIAGDSAGGGLALGTLMSLRDRRRPLPRCAVLLSPLTDLRLVHESVTENDATDWMLGTSMLAMGHGLYTRTPEDTLHPYASPALGDFHGLPPLYITVCEQECLRDDAYAVAKAARRARVSVTLRARPDLLHVWPILVPVMPEAREDLARIAQFIRSTETSAARTSTTTRARGTATVTARDSAD; from the coding sequence ATGCCCAGCCTCGTCGCACACGCCGTCAAGCTCACGGCGCGCCTCACCATCAAGCACGACCCCGTCTCGGCCGACGCGTTGGTGAAGCACCTGCGGGTACACATGAACAAGCCGCCACTCCCCACGGTCATGCCGCGCGGCGTACGCTTGGACCGCGTGCGCGAGGCCCCCGTGCGCTACGAGCGGCTGACCGTGAAGCGGCCGCGGCAGGCCCTGCTCTACCTGCACGGCGGGGGCTACGTGTGCGGCAAGACGCGCACCTACCACAACCTGTGCAGCCGCCTGGCCAAGCAGCTCGACGCGGAGGTGTGGCTGCCCGACTACCGCCTCGCCCCCGAGCACCCGTTCCCGGCGGCCATCGAGGACGCCACCGCCACCTTCGAGCGCATGCTCGAGGCGGGCTTCACACCCGAGCAGATCACCATCGCGGGCGACTCGGCGGGTGGAGGGCTCGCGTTGGGCACGCTGATGTCGCTGCGCGACCGGCGGCGTCCGCTGCCGCGCTGCGCCGTCCTGCTGTCGCCGCTCACCGACCTGCGCCTGGTACACGAGAGCGTCACCGAGAACGACGCCACCGACTGGATGCTGGGCACGAGCATGCTCGCCATGGGACACGGCCTGTACACGCGCACGCCCGAGGACACGCTGCACCCCTACGCCTCCCCCGCGCTCGGCGACTTCCACGGGCTGCCGCCGCTCTACATCACCGTGTGTGAGCAGGAGTGCCTGCGCGACGACGCCTACGCGGTGGCGAAGGCGGCGCGACGCGCGCGGGTGTCCGTGACGCTGCGCGCGCGCCCCGACCTGCTGCACGTGTGGCCCATCCTGGTGCCCGTCATGCCCGAGGCACGGGAAGACCTCGCGCGCATCGCGCAGTTCATCCGCAGCACGGAGACGAGCGCGGCGCGCACCTCGACCACCACCCGAGCGCGCGGGACGGCGACGGTCACTGCACGCGACAGCGCTGATTGA
- a CDS encoding cupin domain-containing protein, with product MSNAAPHPATPPRDPAPPVRELIARLELRPHPEGGYFRETYRDGQELTVQRRGGTVTRSASTAIYYLLEQGDMSALHRIASDEVWHHYAGGPLTVHVLYPPEGDRGPRHEALRLGMDLAAGERPQAVVPKGAWFGARLEGPETFALVGCTVAPGFDFADFEMGEREALRDAFPEHAALVQTLTRAE from the coding sequence GTGTCGAACGCTGCCCCCCACCCCGCGACGCCGCCTCGCGACCCAGCGCCCCCGGTCCGTGAGCTGATCGCGCGGCTCGAGCTCAGGCCGCACCCGGAGGGCGGGTACTTCCGAGAGACCTATCGCGACGGGCAGGAGCTGACCGTGCAGCGCCGAGGTGGGACGGTCACGCGGAGCGCGAGCACCGCCATCTACTACTTGCTGGAGCAGGGGGACATGAGCGCGCTGCACCGCATCGCGAGCGACGAGGTGTGGCACCACTACGCCGGTGGCCCGCTCACGGTGCACGTGCTGTACCCGCCGGAGGGAGACCGCGGCCCGCGCCACGAAGCGCTGCGGCTGGGCATGGACTTGGCCGCAGGCGAGCGACCGCAGGCGGTGGTGCCCAAGGGCGCGTGGTTCGGTGCGCGGCTGGAGGGCCCCGAGACGTTCGCGCTGGTGGGCTGCACCGTGGCCCCGGGCTTCGACTTCGCCGACTTCGAGATGGGTGAGCGCGAGGCCTTGCGGGACGCGTTCCCGGAGCACGCCGCCCTCGTCCAGACGCTCACGCGGGCCGAGTAA
- a CDS encoding sigma-70 family RNA polymerase sigma factor, with translation MDTDPESDPSRRPPPDFDALRFDAVYRDTSAFVLRSLRRLVSEDAVDDAFQDVYLVVARRLGEFEGRAKLTTWVYGIVLRVAADHRRAEARRSRRLSAVAREPQPEPQHSPEQAARAAQGRRLLHRILDAMEDPLREVFVLVELEQVPGPEVAALLELNPNTMHSRLRSARARFEELRIQLTGGDA, from the coding sequence ATGGACACTGACCCAGAGAGTGACCCGTCCCGCCGCCCACCCCCGGACTTCGACGCGCTGCGCTTCGACGCCGTGTACCGGGACACGTCCGCCTTCGTCCTGCGCTCCCTGCGCCGCCTCGTCTCCGAAGACGCCGTGGACGACGCGTTTCAGGACGTCTATCTGGTGGTCGCGCGACGGCTGGGTGAGTTCGAGGGGCGCGCGAAGCTCACCACCTGGGTCTACGGCATCGTCCTGCGCGTGGCCGCAGATCACCGCCGCGCCGAGGCCCGCCGCTCGCGACGTCTCTCGGCCGTCGCCCGCGAGCCCCAGCCCGAGCCACAGCACTCGCCGGAGCAAGCGGCGCGCGCCGCACAGGGACGCCGCCTGCTACACCGCATCCTCGACGCCATGGAAGACCCGCTGCGCGAGGTCTTCGTGCTGGTCGAGCTGGAGCAGGTCCCCGGGCCCGAGGTCGCGGCCCTGCTGGAGCTCAACCCCAACACGATGCACAGCCGGCTGCGGAGCGCCCGAGCGCGCTTCGAGGAGCTACGCATCCAGCTCACGGGAGGAGACGCATGA